In Aegilops tauschii subsp. strangulata cultivar AL8/78 chromosome 3, Aet v6.0, whole genome shotgun sequence, one genomic interval encodes:
- the LOC109748031 gene encoding uncharacterized protein, with the protein MDETPHRRTGVGAGVRLKQKLAQLLVRSSCITNATKTTTTPATAFVSLDKANANPNQEPRHSPDLCTHCTYQRPNPVEGSRHRHRSASVVHASVDYLGGVSGRRPVHSIAPLLPPSVQTNDAMKSRGARSRSVSRRHCSYSSCRRLRRPRMNSVPYSCSSSTATDDESAEDAETTTLFSSLSFSSDSTCEFYHANSSNASRKSHRNAPRGAPRRALPSARDPPDALPPRVNLATKHHHCKNSKREEDANAIKKMVVEETGAIGVGMAVVKRSSNPYADFRSSMVEMVVERRIASLGKMEELLESYLSLNSPEHHPAIIAAFEDVWEAVFGEA; encoded by the coding sequence ATGGACGAAACCCCCCACCGCCGCACCGGCGTTGGCGCCGGAGTCCGCCTGAAGCAGAAACTCGCACAGCTCCTTGTGCGTTCTTCTTGCATCACCAACGCCACCAAGACCACAACCACCCCGGCCACGGCCTTCGTTAGCCTCGATAAGGCCAACGCCAACCCCAACCAAGAGCCACGACATTCCCCTGACTTGTGCACCCACTGCACCTATCAGAGGCCTAACCCTGTGGAAGGAAGCCGCCACCGTCACCGCAGCGCGTCGGTCGTCCACGCCTCCGTCGACTACCTAGGTGGGGTCTCCGGTCGCCGTCCTGTTCACTCCATTGCTCCTCTCCTGCCGCCATCGGTGCAGACGAACGATGCAATGAAGAGCAGGGGTGCACGCTCTAGGTCGGTGTCAAGGCGGCATTGCTCATACTCCTCTTGTCGGCGTCTGCGGCGGCCGCGGATGAACTCCGTGCCGTACAGCTGCTCTTCGTCCACGGCGACCGACGACGAAAGCGCCGAGGATGCTGAGACGACGACGCTCTTCTCGTCCCTCAGCTTCTCCTCCGACTCGACCTGCGAGTTTTACCACGCCAACAGTAGCAATGCCTCCAGGAAGAGCCACAGGAACGCGCCCCGCGGAGCGCCCCGGCGCGCGTTGCCAAGTGCCAGGGACCCACCCGATGCCTTGCCGCCGCGGGTTAACTTGGCGACGAAGCACCACCACTGCAAGAACAGCAAAAGGGAGGAGGATGCGAATGCGATCAAGAAGATGGTCGTGGAAGAAACCGGAGCCATTGGCGTGGGCATGGCGGTGGTGAAGCGATCGAGCAACCCATACGCAGACTTCCGGAGCTCGATGGTGGAGATGGTCGTGGAGCGCCGTATCGCCAGCCTGGGGAAGATGGAGGAGCTCCTGGAGTCGTACCTCTCGCTCAACTCGCCGGAGCACCACCCGGCAATCATCGCCGCCTTCGAGGACGTCTGGGAGGCCGTCTTCGGTGAGGCGTGA